AGGGTGCTTTTAACACAAAATAATAAGACCACCTATTGTCCTGTGAAGGAAGTGAATTATTTGGATGAATTAAAAACGGCCATTATTGATATCGGCTCGAATACAATACGATTGGTACTCTATCAGTATGATAATGAAGAAGGTCTTCGAGAGCTCGGGAATATTAAAACGGTTGCGCGTTTACGTACATATTTGCAACCGTCAGGAGCCATGTCTGAAGAAGGTATTCGAGTACTAACAGAAACGTTGTTAACATTTAAAGCAATGCTAGATGATTTTGAAATTTTTGATGTGAAAGCAGCTGCAACAGCGGCCATTCGTCAAGCGACGAATAGAGATCAGATTATTGCTTTAATGAAGGAGAAAACGGGCGTACAGATTGAGCTTTTATCTGAAGAGGAAGAGGCGTATTTCGGTTATGTTGCTGTAGCCCATTCGATTGGTACTCTATCTGCTGTAACGATTGACATGGGTGGAGGTAGTACAGAAATAACATTATTTAAAAATAAGGAACTAGTGGAATCATTTAGTTTTCCTTTTGGGACGGTGTCATTAAAGCAACGTTTCGTAAAGGGTGACATTATGAATAGTGGTGAAAAGAAAGAACTGGTTGCATTTGTTAAGGAGCAGTTCAAATCACTACCTTGGATTCAACAAGTTGGATTACCGATTATTGCAATTGGGGGCAGTGCGAGAAATATCGCGCAAGTTCATCAGCAACGACAACAATATCCTATTGCGAGTGTGCATGGCTATGAAATATCTAAAGAAGATTTAGATCAGCTTAGTGCGTTTTTAGGAAATTTAAGTTTCCAAGAACTAAAACATTTGGATGGGTTATCAACGGATCGTGCTGATATTATTGTACCCGCATTAGAAGTGTTCCGCGTACTTATGGAAATTGTAGGTAGTGAGGTCTTCCAGTTAACGAAAAAAGGTTTACGGGAAGGGCTTATCATCCATCGTATTTTACAAGAAGATGAAGATGCTTTTGACAAATACAATGTCTTTGAGGGAAACGCTAGAAAATTAGCTCGACAATATGGACGTTCAGAGGTAGAAGTTGATTATTTAATGCATTTAGCAGATCAACTTTATCGTGGGTGTTGCCATTTGAATTATTTACAATTTGATGAAAATGATTTGCAGTTGCTAAGAAAGGCCGCAAAGATTTTTAATATTGGGGAATATATTGAGTTAAGCTCCGCAAGTCAACATACGTTTTACTTAATCGCCAATCAATCAATTGACGGTTTGAATCATAAAGAGCGTCTAAAATTAGCACTTTTAGCTTCATATAAAAATAAGGATTATTTTGAACGATTTGCAGCTCCCTTTATCGAATGGATGAGTCGTGAAGAATATCGTAAAATGCGCGAATTTGGCACGTTGTTAAAATTTGTCTATGCATTAAATGTTTCAAAAAGAAATATTGTACATGCGATTGAAATGCAACCTTTTGACAATTATGTTCAGCTTAACGTATACGTCAAAAAAAATGCTGCTGCTGAAAAATATCAAGCAAATCGGCATAAGAAACATCTAGAACGTGCTCTAAAGATACCAATAAAAGTAAACTTCATTGAAGAAGGGTGGAACCAAGATGACAACCGAAGTAACAAATAATCGATTACATGAAGAAGAATTTTCAGAACCACATAGCCGACTGCTCGAGGAAATAGCAAAGCCCCAATATTATAATAACCGCGAACTAAGCTGGTTAGCGTTTAATGAGCGTGTCTTAGAAGAAGCAGAGGATATCAATAATCCTCTGCTAGAACGTCTGAAGTTTTTGGCGATTTTTAGCTCCAATTTAGATGAATTTTTCATGGTGCGTGTGGCAGGACTTCAGGACCAAGTGCGTGCAGGGTTCCATAAGGCTGAGAATAAGTCAGGCTTAACACCGAAAGAGCAATTAGCGAAAATTGCTGAACGTACGCAAGCTTTAGTGCGCAGACAAACAGAAGTATATCGTCACTTAATCTACGATTTACTACCACAGCACAATGTACATATTGCAGACATGAAAGATTTAAATAGTACGCAAAAGGCGTTTATCAATGAAATGTTTGCTGAAACTATTTTCCCAGTTTTAACACCTGTAGCAGTAGATGCTTATCGACCATTTCCAACCTTGCTTGGTAAAACTTTAAATATACTTGTTCTATTGGAACAAGATGAGACAGATTTAGAAAGCCGTGAAAAGGTTGCCATAGTGCAAGTACCATCTGTTTTGGATCGCTATATTAAAGTGCCTTCTGCTGAGGGCGAGACAGTGATTGTTCTACTTGAAGATGTTATTGTCGCTCATATCGAAAAGCTTTTCTATGGCTACAGTGTGAAATCGGCACAGGCTTTCCGTCTAACACGTAATGCAGATTTAACGATTCATGAGGAAGGTGCCCGTGATTTACTGGTAGAAATTGAGAAAGAGCTTAAAAAACGTAAATGGGGTGTCGGCAGCCGTCTAGAAGTACGTGTAGGGGAAATGAATGATGAGGTACTTGCATACTTACTAGAAGAATTTGAAATCGAAGAGACAGATGTTTTTCATATCGACGGTCCGCTCGATTTAACCTTTATGTTCTCATTTGTAAAAGGTATAGCTGTTGGACGGGAGCATTTAGAGTACGAAAGCTTTATTCCACAGCCACCATTAGATTTACAGTCAGATGAAAATATTTTTGAGAAAGCATTGCAACAAGACATTTTTTTCCATCATCCATATGAGTCATTTGCACCGATAGTGGACTTTATTTCAGAGGCTGCGGTGAATCCAAATGTACTTGCTATCAAGCAAACCTTATATCGAGTTAGTGGGAATTCTCCAATAATACAAGCATTAAAACTCGCAGCTGAAAACGGTAAACAAGTGACTGTTTTAGTAGAGTTAAAAGCGCGTTTTGATGAAGAAAATAATGTGCATTGGGCAAAACAACTAGAACAAGCAGGTTGTCTTGTTATTTATGGTATGAATAATTTAAAAACGCATTCCAAAATAACATTAGTTGTAAGTCGTCGTAATGGCAAGATTGAACGTTTTGTTCATCTTGGAACAGGAAATTATAACGATGCAACTGCAAAAATTTATACAGATATGGGCATCATAACATCAGACAAGGAATTTGGAATTGATGCCACGAACTTTTTTAATTATTTAAGCGGCTATACGGAAAAACCTACATTTAATCATTTAGTCGTCGCACCATTTGATATTCGCGATGAATTTATCCGTTTAATGGATGAGGAAATAAGCTGTCATAAGAAATACGGAAATGGATTTATTCGTGCCAAAATGAATTCATTGACGGATAAGGATTTAATGATGAAGCTTTACGAAGCATCTATTGCTGGTGTAAAAGTCGAGCTTATTATACGGGGAATTTGCTGCATACGCCCAGGTATTCCAGGCATTAGCGAAAATATAACCGTTACAAGTATTGTTGGCAGATTCCTTGAACATTCACGCATCTATTGGTTCCATCATAATGGTGAGAATAAGGTGTACTTATCCTCAGCAGATATGATGACCCGTAATATGATTAAAAGAGTTGAAATTCTTTTCCCTGTCTATTCAATTGAAGCAAAAGCTCGTATTATGGATATTATGAACAAACAACTTGAGGATACAGCAAAGGCTCGTATCCAAGATTCCAATGGGAAATATCATTACAAAGAATTTGATCGCAGCGAAGACCCTATTAATAGTCAGGAAATTTTCTTAAAGGATGCTCTAAAGCCTACGCTAGATGAGGAATAAATAATAAGCGTCTTAGACGACTAGAGTAAACACGCTACCTAGAGAGGGATATAATGAAAAAATATAGAAAGAATGTAGCGCAATTCACAAACTATCGACAGTTGGCACTGCTTAATCCGTTCGATGCAGTAGTATGCTTAAAACAAGCTGATGATGGGGATTTTGAAATCGTTTATTATAACGACAAACTACCATTAGCTATAGCGTTGCAGGATGAGAAAGCAACGACAGCAAAGCAATTTTTTAACAAGCAATGTTGGCAACAATTATGGAAGATCATACAACAGGAATTTAACATTGCTCGTAAGGTTGCGCTTTATTCAGAGACTGAGCAAATGCAAAAATCGTTTGCCGTAAGTGTACAGCAAATAGAGTCATCTATAATAGCTGTTATTTTACGTGAGGAACAGCGTGATACGAAGCCTTATTTGCAATTTGTTGAACAACATGTATGTCCAATAGTAACGACTGATTTACAAGGTCGTATTGTTCATCAAAATGTTACCGCTACGTCTTTATTGTCGAGAGAACATCACAGCCTTATAGGACTTGATATTTTTTCATTATTAGAGTGTAACTATGTAAACGAAGTCCAATTATTATTTGCTAAAACGATTGAAGGCGCTACATTGGATATGCCAAAATGTTTATTCAAGGGTAACCTACTAAGTAATGAACCATTTTATTTGCGTACACATCCAACATATTTTAATGGTGAAATAATTGGGGTACATTTTTTCGTTAGAGACGCGAACTTATTTAAGAGTTATCATGATTCCTTTTACTATTTAGCCTTAACGGATGAATTGACGGGTATTTGGAATCGAAAAGCGATAAAAGAGCATTGGCTACAACATTTGAATGATAAGAAAAGTGAACATCAGCAAGCAACCATTATTTTAGTCGATATTGATCGCTTTAAAAAATTTAATGAGTCCCTTGGTGAAAGTAAGGGTGACGAACTTATGCGAATGTTTTGTCATAGGCTTCGTGAACTTTGTTACGCGCAATGTGCGCTCTATCGCTATAATAGTGATGAATTTATTTTTATTTTGAAAGATGCAACTATAGACAAAATCGAGCATTTAGCGAATGCCATTTTAGATTCGCTAAAACAGCCATTTATGATTGATGAACAGGAATATTTTATTAGTGTTTCTATTGGTATTGCTTTAAGCCCAGCAGATGGTAAGGATTTGGAGACCCTCGTAAGAAAGGCTGATCAAGCTTTATTCTCTGCTAAAGAGCACGGACGTTCACATTACCGCTATTATCGTGAAGATATGACAAATGTTTTTCCAAATGAGGCATTGATGGAGGCACATTTAAGACGTGCTATTGAATTTAATGAACTAAGTATTCATCTACAACCACAGATGAATTTAGACGATAATAGCATTAATAGCTTTGAGGCGTTATTACGATGGAATAATCGTAAATTTGGCTTTGTATCCCCGGCACAGTTTATACCGATTGCTGAAGCAACAGGCTTAATTGTAGAAATTGGTGATTGGATTATTAATGAAGTTTGTCGCTATCAAAAAGAATGGCGTGCCAAGGGCTATCGTCCAGTAAGAATCGCCATCAATATATCGCCCAAACAATTTAGAAAAGAAAACTTTGCTCGTAAAATTAAAGCAACCTTGAAAAAATATAATGTAGCGCCACATTTAATTGAAGTGGAAATTACCGAAAGCTCTATGACGAATGTGCATGAAACATTTTCAATCTTAACGGAGTTAAAGCAGCTAGGTGTTTATGTGTCGGTAGATGATTTTGGTACGGGTTATTCTTCACTTAGCTATTTGAAACGCTATCCCATCGATATCATTAAAATTGACCAATCGTTTATTGCCGATATCGAAAAGGATGATAAAAATGAGGCAATAATTAAAGCCATCATTTCGATGTCTCATAATTTAGGTCTTGAAGTGATTGCAGAAGGAATAGAGGAGCCATCACAAGTAGCGTTTTTAAAGCGTCATCGCTGTCAAAAAGGACAAGGATACTTATATAATAAACCATTACCTGTTGAAACGATTGTGGCCCAATATTTTGTAGGATAATAAAGCAAGTTATCGCGAAGCAGAGTGTTTATCGCATGGTAGAAATACTTGAGCAGAGCGGAGCGAATACCCGCGAAACGGAGTGAAATACCCGCGGAGCCGAGCGAGATACCCGCGAAACGGAGTGGAATACCCGCGGAGCATAGTGAAATAGACAAAAGGGCATCAAGAAATTATTTTCTTGATGCCTTTACTATTGCTCTGGGAAGCAAATTAACTTATCTCTTTAATCCGTTTAAAACAACTGTTGTAAAATGTGCCATCTGCGCAACTAAATCAAATTCCTCGTTATGAATTAACCAATCATAAACATTGGCTCTCATGCAACGCTGTATAATTTGTTGCATCTGTACCGCTTGTAAATCGTTAACAAACTCTCCTTGTTGAATACCCTCATCAATATAAGTGTTAATAATTTGAAAGATTTTACGCTGAGGACTAATTAAATAATGATTTTGTTCTACTTGATTCGTCATGGCAGCCGTATATACGGTTCTCAATAAATCTTTGCCAACAACATTTGTTAAATACAACATTTGCTCCTTGTAAAGCAAAAGAATTTTCTCACTTGCTGACAATGATTGATCAATTTTTTTTTCGACAGTACTGTAAAAGCTATCAAGCTCCTCAAATTTTTCCAAAATAACATCGTATTTGGATGGGAAATGGGTATAGAAAGTGCCCTTGGACACTTTACATGCTTTCGTAATTTGTTCCACAGATACATGTTCAAATCCATGTTTATTAAATAAATCTAAAGAAGTTTTCAGTAATTTTTCTCGAGTTTCTAATGCCTTTTTTTGGCGAGTAGTTAACGAATTCATGCCCATCTGCCTCCGTAATTAAAATATCCTATAATAATAATTGCAACATTTATTCAGAAAATAGAAAATTTTTTGATTGACGAGTGATATTATGTTTGTTTATGATTTAAATGACCACAGTCAATGACCGCGGTCATTAAGAGTATCTCGTTATTAATGTTACGATAAAAACGTAAAGTTGGCTAGTGTATCCATTAGCTTATTTACGCAATTCATGGGGAATGGGGGAGCTCAAATGAAAGAGAAGTTAGGTTTTATCGGCTTAGGCAATATGGGGTTACCAATGTCCATTAACTTACTTCGTGCAGGTTATGAAGTGTATGGCTTTGACACGAACAAGAAAGCAATGGAGCAATTCATTGCAGAAGGTGGTATTGGTTTAGCAACATTACAAGCAGTTGTAAAGCAAAGCGAAGTAATTATGACCAGCTTGCCAACACCACAAGTTGTTGAACATGTTTACACATCAGAAGAAGGGATTTTGCAACATGCTAATCAAGGAAGTCTACTAATAGACTTTAGCACTGTAAACCCTGAATTAAATGATTCGTTACATAAAAAGGCGCAATCATTAGGGTTACGTTATTTAGGAGCTCCGGTAAGTGGAGGTGTTATTGGTGCTATCAATGCCACGTTAACAATTATGATTGGTGGAGAAGAAAAGGATTACCAAAGTGGCGTTGGAATTTTCGAAATAGTAGGAAAAAATATTTTCCATCTTGGCACATCCCCGAGTGTAGGGACACGTATTAAATTACTCAACAATTTAATGATTGGCTTTTATACGCAGGCAGTTGCAGAAACGATTGTACTTGGAGAAAGCATGGGTGTGTCAGCAGATACGCTTTATGAAGTATTAAGTAATAGTTATGGTCAAAGTCGTATTTACGAGCGTAATTATTTAGAATACATGAAAAATGAAAATTATGAACCTGGCTTTTCTACAAATCTATTACTAAAAGATTTGCGATTAGCAAAAAATATGGCTGATGAAGCAGGTGTGCCCCTTCTTATTGGTGAACAACTGGTCAGTCTTTACAATGATATATCAGCAAAAGGCTTTGGTGAAAACGACATGTCTGCTGCTTATTTAAGTCTCAAGGAAAAGTGCATGATTAAACAAAATTAAAGGAGGAAAACAGTTATGACAACAGCACAAGGAGTAAAAACATTAACACATTTTATTGGTGGGGAAATGATTGAGGGAAAAAGTGGTCGTTACGGTTCAGTTTATAACCCTACAACAGGTGATGTCATTGCAAAAGTACCGCTAGCAACAGTAGAAGAGACACGTGAGGCAATTGTCAAAGCACAGGCTGCCTTTCCAAAATGGCGTGATACTTCAGTAGCTAAGCGTGCGGAGATAGTTTTAAAATTTCGCAATCTAGTGACAGATAATATGGAACAATTATTACAAATTATTTGTACGGAA
This DNA window, taken from Lysinibacillus sp. FSL M8-0337, encodes the following:
- a CDS encoding NAD(P)-dependent oxidoreductase, with protein sequence MKEKLGFIGLGNMGLPMSINLLRAGYEVYGFDTNKKAMEQFIAEGGIGLATLQAVVKQSEVIMTSLPTPQVVEHVYTSEEGILQHANQGSLLIDFSTVNPELNDSLHKKAQSLGLRYLGAPVSGGVIGAINATLTIMIGGEEKDYQSGVGIFEIVGKNIFHLGTSPSVGTRIKLLNNLMIGFYTQAVAETIVLGESMGVSADTLYEVLSNSYGQSRIYERNYLEYMKNENYEPGFSTNLLLKDLRLAKNMADEAGVPLLIGEQLVSLYNDISAKGFGENDMSAAYLSLKEKCMIKQN
- a CDS encoding RNA degradosome polyphosphate kinase; protein product: MTTEVTNNRLHEEEFSEPHSRLLEEIAKPQYYNNRELSWLAFNERVLEEAEDINNPLLERLKFLAIFSSNLDEFFMVRVAGLQDQVRAGFHKAENKSGLTPKEQLAKIAERTQALVRRQTEVYRHLIYDLLPQHNVHIADMKDLNSTQKAFINEMFAETIFPVLTPVAVDAYRPFPTLLGKTLNILVLLEQDETDLESREKVAIVQVPSVLDRYIKVPSAEGETVIVLLEDVIVAHIEKLFYGYSVKSAQAFRLTRNADLTIHEEGARDLLVEIEKELKKRKWGVGSRLEVRVGEMNDEVLAYLLEEFEIEETDVFHIDGPLDLTFMFSFVKGIAVGREHLEYESFIPQPPLDLQSDENIFEKALQQDIFFHHPYESFAPIVDFISEAAVNPNVLAIKQTLYRVSGNSPIIQALKLAAENGKQVTVLVELKARFDEENNVHWAKQLEQAGCLVIYGMNNLKTHSKITLVVSRRNGKIERFVHLGTGNYNDATAKIYTDMGIITSDKEFGIDATNFFNYLSGYTEKPTFNHLVVAPFDIRDEFIRLMDEEISCHKKYGNGFIRAKMNSLTDKDLMMKLYEASIAGVKVELIIRGICCIRPGIPGISENITVTSIVGRFLEHSRIYWFHHNGENKVYLSSADMMTRNMIKRVEILFPVYSIEAKARIMDIMNKQLEDTAKARIQDSNGKYHYKEFDRSEDPINSQEIFLKDALKPTLDEE
- a CDS encoding Ppx/GppA family phosphatase, with the translated sequence MDELKTAIIDIGSNTIRLVLYQYDNEEGLRELGNIKTVARLRTYLQPSGAMSEEGIRVLTETLLTFKAMLDDFEIFDVKAAATAAIRQATNRDQIIALMKEKTGVQIELLSEEEEAYFGYVAVAHSIGTLSAVTIDMGGGSTEITLFKNKELVESFSFPFGTVSLKQRFVKGDIMNSGEKKELVAFVKEQFKSLPWIQQVGLPIIAIGGSARNIAQVHQQRQQYPIASVHGYEISKEDLDQLSAFLGNLSFQELKHLDGLSTDRADIIVPALEVFRVLMEIVGSEVFQLTKKGLREGLIIHRILQEDEDAFDKYNVFEGNARKLARQYGRSEVEVDYLMHLADQLYRGCCHLNYLQFDENDLQLLRKAAKIFNIGEYIELSSASQHTFYLIANQSIDGLNHKERLKLALLASYKNKDYFERFAAPFIEWMSREEYRKMREFGTLLKFVYALNVSKRNIVHAIEMQPFDNYVQLNVYVKKNAAAEKYQANRHKKHLERALKIPIKVNFIEEGWNQDDNRSNK
- a CDS encoding EAL domain-containing protein: MKKYRKNVAQFTNYRQLALLNPFDAVVCLKQADDGDFEIVYYNDKLPLAIALQDEKATTAKQFFNKQCWQQLWKIIQQEFNIARKVALYSETEQMQKSFAVSVQQIESSIIAVILREEQRDTKPYLQFVEQHVCPIVTTDLQGRIVHQNVTATSLLSREHHSLIGLDIFSLLECNYVNEVQLLFAKTIEGATLDMPKCLFKGNLLSNEPFYLRTHPTYFNGEIIGVHFFVRDANLFKSYHDSFYYLALTDELTGIWNRKAIKEHWLQHLNDKKSEHQQATIILVDIDRFKKFNESLGESKGDELMRMFCHRLRELCYAQCALYRYNSDEFIFILKDATIDKIEHLANAILDSLKQPFMIDEQEYFISVSIGIALSPADGKDLETLVRKADQALFSAKEHGRSHYRYYREDMTNVFPNEALMEAHLRRAIEFNELSIHLQPQMNLDDNSINSFEALLRWNNRKFGFVSPAQFIPIAEATGLIVEIGDWIINEVCRYQKEWRAKGYRPVRIAINISPKQFRKENFARKIKATLKKYNVAPHLIEVEITESSMTNVHETFSILTELKQLGVYVSVDDFGTGYSSLSYLKRYPIDIIKIDQSFIADIEKDDKNEAIIKAIISMSHNLGLEVIAEGIEEPSQVAFLKRHRCQKGQGYLYNKPLPVETIVAQYFVG
- a CDS encoding TetR/AcrR family transcriptional regulator; protein product: MNSLTTRQKKALETREKLLKTSLDLFNKHGFEHVSVEQITKACKVSKGTFYTHFPSKYDVILEKFEELDSFYSTVEKKIDQSLSASEKILLLYKEQMLYLTNVVGKDLLRTVYTAAMTNQVEQNHYLISPQRKIFQIINTYIDEGIQQGEFVNDLQAVQMQQIIQRCMRANVYDWLIHNEEFDLVAQMAHFTTVVLNGLKR